CTAGGAGGGATGCAGGGGCAATAGGGAGGGATGAGAAgagatgcagcagcaggagagaggctCACAGGAGCTGCACTTGGGAGGTGCAGACTGAGGTTAGGTGGCCTGGAGAGGGGCAGAGGGTGCCTGCAAGTATCATACAGACCCACCAGGTGCTGGGGATCTGAGCGTCTCATCAGGTTTGTGCTGTCTGCTGCGTCTGTATTCCCAAGTAGTTTTTATCTTGGATGCTGCAAGGACTCGCCGGAGGTGTGGGGTGAGTAGTGTTATGGCATAGTGTGTTAGAgtcagagaatggtttgggttggaagggggctttaaggatcatctagtccaaccccctgccatggggttTCACTAGATCAGATTGCTTAAAGCCCTGatcttgaacacttccaatgatggggcatccacaacttctctgggcaacctgttcctgtgtctcaccaccctcataacaaaaaaaatcttccttatgTCTAATCTAAACCCACCCTCCTTGAGGTTAAAGCtattgctccttgtcctgtcactacagaccctggtaaaaagtctctctccatctttcttataagccccctttatatacTGAAAGGCTGTAAGGAGGTCTTTTGTTGTTGTAATTGCCCTTCAAGGAGGTGCACCAGGCTGCAGGGCTTTCACCATTAAGGTGAAGCTCAAACATAGTTCAAATGTGGCAAGAGAGGGAAACCAAGAATGGGGAATGTGCAGCTTCAAGCCCCGAGCAGCCCAAAGGGTGTTCCTCAGCACCGGCGTGCACTGGCCGTGCAGCATAGGGTAAGGCACCCCAGTGCCTGGGGCAGCgaacaggatttttaaagatGTATGTGTGGGGTCTTTATTTTGCGAAGTGAAGTTCTTGAGGGGACACACCTGGCGAGGGGGCTGTAGGGACAGCACTGCATCTTGTCGCATCCCCAGCTTTgggagggctggcagggagaTAGCCGGGTCTGTCTGCTGCTGGGACCCTTGTGCCCGGGctctctgccttctcctgtGTGAGAAGCAGGTCGCTGCCTTGTGGCAGTGCAGGAAGGACGCGCGTCTTCGCCTTGATGCCCATCTCCCCTTGGTGTGGGCCGGTGGCCGTGGGGTTGTGTGGATCACCCTTGCTTCCAGCTGGCAGCGGCGGCCGGCCGCGCTGGGCTGCGGGTGCAGCGCTGCAGGCTGGTTATTATTAGGAGTGGTGCAttgcaggagggagcagggaagaaggagccaggcaggagggaggttTGTAACGGATGGGCGTGCGGATTCGTCACTTGCGGGGCGAATCGCTGTTGCCTCCTGCCTTTAAACTGCTGTTTATCTGATCGGGACTCATCTTCCATAGCACTGGCGTGAAATGAATTCTCCCAAGGATTTGCAGTTATGCTTTGCTTTCCCACTAAGTCCGGGCAATATAGAGACCCGGAGGGAGGCAGGGACCAAAAAAGAGAGGAAGCGCCATGCCGAGGAAGATGCTGACAATTTTTTCTGATGGTGGAAGGCGTTTTTCTCCCCTGGGAGGGAGGCCTTGTTTGAACAGTTCCCATATAAGGGCAATTCTACCTTTTAagtttctccttccctctttcttcatctccctcttcccctgaAGGGATGGGACCCCACTTTGACTCCCCTTCTGTACTTGCGCTGTGGAGCCAACACCAACACGGGGACTGCACGCATTCTCCTTGTTTGAGTCAGGAGCAGCATTGCCAGACTTAAGAGCTCAGAAATTCATAAGCCAGGACTCTCCCACATTGTCAGATTGTCCTGATACCCCGAGGTAACAAGTGTGAGGGCTTTTCATATGCTCTCTGGTCTCCTAGACcttaggatttatttttcaaacttggTGTGAGTAAGTGAGAGGAGAGATTTTTTCACGTCCTCGTGCAGGGTCGCAGTGCCTACGTCGGTGCTTGCAAGCATTAAATAGAAACCAGAGATCACAGCACCAGGCAGGGCCCAGCTCTGCTTGCTTTCCCAGAGAAATCCTGCCTTCTCAGAGAAATCTGGCTCTCCCAGGAGCTGGGTAAGAATGCAGCGGCCCTGCCCCGTGCCGCACCGCAGCGTGTGCCAACCCATTTGCTCTATGGGACAGTCATCTAGCAAAGAGCAGTACAGCCTGGTGGCCTCCCAACAGACCGTGGAGTGGGCCAACACCGCAGCACGGCCCAAGATGATGATCTCATGCAGCGAAATGTAATACAGTAATTGCTAGGTGATGTGTCTTTGTATAGCAAGGCCGGGCACCTTGCAGCTCAGCCTTTTGCAAAGCTGCGGAGCCTAACACAGTGCCCACCGACCAACCTGGCATGAGTTGGGACAATCTATCCTGCTTCCTTGTAGGATGGAACAATGTTCTTCAATGCAACCTGTTATGCGGCAGTACAGCCAGGGAGACTTCTGCCCCTGCCCGAGCAGTGTGGCCCGGCATAGGGCAGCCCTCTGCACTGGTACAGGCAGAAGAGCAGCCCTTCATGTTGACACACATCACGGCCACTCATGCCATAACGTGGTCAGCACACAGCATGGTTGTGATGCAGGTGGGGGCAACTCTGCAATGTCTATAAGCTCGTTATCAAGTGTTGGAGCTGAACCTAACGTGACCCAAGGCCAAGAGGTTCGGGAGTGGATGGAGAGGCAGTGGGCTGTGTCAGGCCATGGACCAGCCCCAGCATGGCAGGGTGTGCAGTGCAGCTGCCACGCAGAGCCTGCGGTTggtgtccccagctccccccgtTGTGGAGCAGGCAGCCGTTGGCCAGCCCACGGTGGGGACAGCGGAGAGCGTGGTGGGGCAGGGTTCGTGGCCAGGGGGGCTGACAGGCGTTTGGCAGCTGCCGTCGTGTGGAAACAAGCAGTGATGCATTCCTGGGTGCGTCCTCCTTCCCGCCCCAGTGCCGTCATCACCTCTACTCGGATAGCTTTGGggtgagcagctgctgctccctcctctaCGGCAACCGGCGAGGCCGGTGGGATCTGACCAGCGCCTTTGTCTCCCTAGATGGGAAGAGGAGTACACAGTACGTGTCCAGCTTCAGGACCGGGTgactgagctgcaggaggtgagCATCTCtgttcctcccttcccctgcaccccagctgCCCCGTGCTGATGCTGATTTGCACATTTCCCTCTGCCTGGGGCAGGAAGCCCAGGAGGCTGAAGCCTGCCAGGAGGAGTTGGCCATGAAGGTGGAGCAGCTCAAGGCAGAGCTTGTTGTCTTCAAGGGACTGATGAGCAATGTGAGTCCCTATCCCCTCTCTGACCCAGCAGCAGTGTTCTACCCGAGTGATGGGGCTGTGTAGAAAAGCAGTTCCTTGGTGGGGCACGTCCAGCACAGAGGTGGTCGGGCAGGGTTGGTCCAGGGTGCAGCGAGCAAAGTGGGGATGCGGATGCAGTCCTGCAGCACAGGGGGGGGAACGTGGGGGCTCTGATTGCTGTTTGCCTTGCCTAATCTTCCTCCTTTGTCCCCCTCCTGTGGCGCCATGGGTTCAGAACATCACAGAGCTGGACACCAAGATCCAGGAGAAGGCCATGAAGGTGGACATGGACATCTGCCGGCGCATCGACATCACTGCCAAACTGTGCGACGTGGCACAGCAGCGGAACTGCGAGGACATGATCCAGATGTTTCAGGTGAGAAgcgcctgctgctgctccaggctcAGCCGCTGGCTCTGGGGAGGAGAGTTCCCGAAGGAGGTAGAAGAGACACTGCCAGCCCCCTGCTAGGGGAGACGCTTGGTCACCCTTGCTCCTTGCAGTCCCttgctctctgtctctcttgggAGAACCAGGTGAAAGGGCACAGAGAGGAGGTGGAAAGCTCCAGGTGTTGCTTTGGTCATCGAGAGTCCCTTCAACCTCTCGCTGACCTGTTGTGTTGGGCCTGGGGACCCCCGCAGTGATaggggagcagctgcaggagggagacGGTGGCTTGAGTGTCTGTCTCTAACTccatctctctccttccccttcccctctccgtcatcttctctctgtctctcttctctgtctctgtctcttttctctttctggatgTCGCTGGCTTTCTGTCTCGCTCTCTTTGTCCCTACAGAAGCAACTGGTTAGTTCCATTCAGTTGGGAAAGTGTACaaatttaaaactttctgtAAATAAGGTCGGACTGTAAATATTGACATATTTCACCTTTTTCAgactctgtctcttttttcctgtttctgtcgCTGTGTTTCCCTGTCTCTGGACTGGGGTGGTGGGCGATTTGagtttttctgcagtaaaaccACATTGTTTTTTCTCATCAGATTCATAGATTCCATCTTTAGTTGCttagttttaattttagaaattgCTAAAACCATGTTTTATCCATTGCACCATCTTTAACCTGATCATAATGAGCCcgtctctctctttctctctcgcttttcttccttccttcctttctttctctctttctctttttccctgcctttctGTCCCTCCACCATTCCTttcccctccatctcctcccaaCTACCTGCTCCTGACCTCGGACCCGGCCTCGTTTCTGTAGTCTCTGCACTTGTCTCCCGTTAAGGTCCCAGCCTCGGTGGGGCGGAAGCGGGAGCGCAAGCAGGTCAGCGACGAAGACACCTCGCAGTCGGAGAGTGATGCCTCCCGAAAacctgaagaggaagaggaggatgagacCACGGCCATGAGTATCAATGAGGAAATGCAGAGGATGCTGAACCAGCTGTGAGTGCGGCTGCTCCGCACCTCTGCTGCCGGTGTCGAGTGAGGCTTTGGCACCAGGCTCCCCGCCGGTGCCCGggatggggagggcaggggcggGCGGCAGCTCCCCTTCCTGGGGAAGGGCGAGAtaggaggagctgctgcagggtaTGTACACGCTGTGCTCTGCGGCGTGGTGGGACTGACCCCCTGGGAGACCTGAGCCCACCAGTGCTGTGAGTGGGAGCTGGTCCAGCTCCCCTCCTCTTGTCCCCGCTTCCCGCTTTCTGGGAGCCACTGTCTGAATTTGCCGGGGCTCCTGACTGTAAagccagccccttccccaccagccATTGGGTTTGGGCACACTTGAGCTCACCCTGGCCAGACCTCCAagagctgcagccctgctgcaagCAGAGACAAGGCTTTCGGCACTGGCACAGCCCCCTGCCTGCCAGGTTTTCCTGCTGGGTGCTGACATGCTGTTCCCTTGCCCCCAGGAGGGAATATGACTTTGAGGATGACTGTGACAGCCTCACATGGGAGGAGACAGAAGAAACGCTGCTCCTCTGGGAGGACTTCTCCGGATACGCCATTGCAGCTGCAGAGGTGCAGGGGGAGGTAACGGTGGTGTCAGGTTCTCTTGGGGATCCAGCCCTGGGTTGGGACACTCGGTCCTGCCTGAACCTGGGAAGATACTCCCTCAAAGACCAGACTTCAGCCCCTCCATCCCTTGCAGGCCTGTACAGATGCTTTCCCTCTACACCCCATCTTCTCTATGTGAATGTGTTACTGCACCCTTGTGAAGGTCTCCTTGTTAGACAGACAGGGGACCTGTAGCCAGAAAGATGTGCTGAGGGCATGACCCCCTTTGTCTGGGCTGGACTCTGGTGATCCCTTGCTCGGGCTCTCCAGCCCACCTGCACGCTGTGCAGGGACACTGCCCAAACAGAGGCCTCAATGTCTGGCCAAAGCCCTCACCATCCCATGTCTTCAGCCCTTGGCAGTCCCCTGGGGATGTGTTGTGCTTGGGGATGGCCCGTGCTCTCCGAAGCTTCTGGACATTGCTGGGCTTGTTCTAGGCTGATGTGCTCACTGCCCATTGTGGTGAGCCCTGGGTGTCTCTAGCCCGTGTTGGCAGGACTGGCTCATGCCTTATTTATACTACACCACTtatgtttcttcctcttttcccagtgctgccagttctttctctgatttctctctctcttgcctTTGGTTCCTCATGGTGGACGCCTCCCTGCCTCTAAACATGCTGTCTCCTCTCCCCAACAGCAGGACgacagcctggagaaggtgaTCAAGGACACGGAGTCGCTGTTCAAGAGCCGTGAGAAGGAGTACCAGGAAACCATCGACCAAATagaggtgggaggaggaggaggaagtggggAGGACGTGGCACAGAAAGGGGTGAAATGGGGGAGTGAGTCCCTGTGGGAGGGATAcaccatgctggagcaggtagTTGGTAATGGGGGGTGGCAGCCTTGGGTCTGGCCGtgccccctgccctgcaccgTAGTGTGCCCCGGTgtcatctcacagaatcacagaatggtcggggttggaagggacctctggagatcatctagtccaaccccctgccaaagcaggttccccgagagcacgttgcacagggtcgcatccaggcgggttttgaatatctccagagaaggagactccagaACCACCCTGTCTCTGCACTGGTTTTCCTTGTACAGCTGGAGCTGGCCACGGCCAAGAACGACATGAACCGGCACCTGCACGAGTACATGGAAATGTGCAGCATGAAGCGAGGCTTGGACGTGCAGATGGAGACTTGCCGGCGGCTCATCACCCAGTCTGGGGACAGGTGAGCTTCAGCGGGAGGGCCAGGACACCCATGCACTGGGCAAGGACTGGAGCCAGGATGGTGGTGATTGGGAGCTGAAGCACGGGGTAGTACTCCTGCCCTGCCCCCCTGGTGTGGCAGTTCTCAGAGGCTGTTGGACTCCTGGTGACCAGCCTCTACACAGGTCGCGGTGCCACCTCTGCAGAAGGTGGGCTGTGCACAGGAGTCAGTTTTGACAGGTGAAGCCGGACATCCCTgatggagagaggagctgctgttgtgcagggATATCATATAGGTCCCCATAGGCATGTGGAGCCAGGGCGGCTCCAGGCCGGGGACCTGTGTGGTGGGCTGACCCCTAGCCTCACATGCCTTGGCAGGGTCCTGCTCTGGGCAGGGTCCTCTGGcatctcccccagccctgcttcaTGCTCTGGACCTCTCTGCTAGTGTCCTCTGGGacaccctccccagcaccccaggatTCCCGCAGACCCACACATGCCCCAGGAGAGCGAGAGGGGCACTTCAGCTTCTCTCCTCCTTGCTCTGGTGCCCCCTGCCCACACTGAATCagtcctttccctccccctggGCAGTGCTGTGACCGCTGCCGTTTGCTCTTCTCCGCAGAAAGTCTCCTGCCTTCACCCCGGCCTCCAACAGCGAGTCGGCCCCGAACGAGGAGAGCGAGGAGTCCGACCGCGACCCCCCCAGCGACGCTTCCATCAGATAATGAGGGGAGGCCCCGCTCCCTCGGACCCCCTTCCTGGCACGGGGGTGCCTGAGCCGCGCCTGGGATTGACGCTCAGGGACGTGGAGCCGCCGGTAAACGTCTGTCGCCCAGGCTCGCTCCCGTTTTGGGGTGCTTGGCAGATCCCGCACCCCCCCGCCACCGGATATCTTGCCAGTGGGAATAGCTAGATAGACCTGAGGGCCCTCGCCCCGGCCGCTCAGCCTCCAGCCCCATCTCTATTCCCTTCCCCTGCTTTGGTTAAACCACAGTTCAGGCAGGGAGGCTCCAAACCTGCCACGGAGGCATTCTCCAGGGCctgtccccaggctgccccagaCCCACCTCCTCCGGCCTCCGTCCTGGTACGCTTGacctgcccctgccctccctgcaccaCACGGAGCCGAACGAGAGCCGTACCTCCCTGCAAACTGGACCTGACACTGGTGCCAACTGGACCGAGCCCGGGGCTCTCTCTGTccttgctgctggctgggcGCCCGGCTGGTCCCTGTGCCGTGCTGggcaccccgagcccccccgCCTTCTCTGGGGCGGGGGCCAAGTCCCGCTCACTGTGCACTTTGCTTTGCCGCACGTCGGCGGTGTGCTCGCGTCTGTGTTACGGGGACAAGGGGTCATTAAATGggacagttttgttttctacagCTTCGCCGAGTGTGAGCTCTCCCTGTGCTGCCGTGGGCACTGCGTGGCTTTGAGGCGGGGGGTGTCCTTCACCAGACCCCCAAGCCCACATCAATGGTGGCCTCCCATGGGACACTCCCATCCCTTGAGTGTGCCAGATGGGACTGCCAGAGGGGACAGTGGCAAGATCCCTGTTCTGGGAGCCACTGGCCCTCAATGGGTCGTGTGTAGCACTGGTGCTGTGTGGGCTGCCTTGTTCTTAACCCGGAGCATAATTGATGCTGAGGCTGAGGGATAGGAAACGAAGCCAAACGTGGCTTGTGACTTGTGGACCTTCCTCTCCCAGCGCCTGGTCTCCTCTGCCACACCAGGGCATTCCAGAGCATCTTCTCGCCTGCCCTCAGTCCACGTCCAACTTTGGCGTAATGGCAGTGGGGGTTCCCCTGTCCCACTGTCTCTTGTAGCATTTGCCTGGCTGGCCGTGGCACATGCTCCTCCAGTGACAGGAGGCTGGGGTCTGgcagggtggcaggagggggtGAGCAGCCTGCTGAGAGGCAGCGTTTTGCAGGGCCATCTGCTGCGCAGTGGACCCAGGCTGCACAGGCAAGGCAGGTGAAGCTTTGGAGAAAAACTCTTCTCACAACAGGtcctgaagggaagaaaaagtagaTTGCAGTAGAGTTTTTGCATCATCTCTAAGATTAGGTAAGGTAGGTAAAGTGGGGGCTGGGGGATGCAACAGTTTCTCTCCGTAGGTTTGGCTTGGGTAGCTAACGCTGCCGTGCACGTGAGCTGCGAGCACCGGCACATCCACCCACCGCAGTGCGGGGGTCGGCGTTGGGGCAGGGTGAGGTCCTCTGCCCGTGCCTGCAAGGTGTGTTAAGGCCTGTGCTGGCGTTTCAGCATGGGGTGAGCTGGCTGGTTAGAGCCGGCGGGGAGGCACGGCTCTGCAAAGGGCAGGAGAAGTGAGCGGCCAAGGAACCCTCCAGGCCAGGGCAGCTCCTCAGCCCGTGGTCTGCTGTGGCTGGGCTCCGACTCGTGAGTGCCGTATTTGCCTCTCACAGGGGAAGCTGGGAGAGCGTGTCACGGAGCAGCAGGGTGATGGGTAGCAGCAGAGGACGGGCTGTGTGCCTCAGTGCCTGCCCTGAGACAGGGCCTTTGCCATGGGCCTCACCTCCATGCTGCCTTGCCtgcctttttccatttctttccctcttccctttttattgTTCTTCCTGAAGAAGCTAAAGccagaggaaatattttaatctggTCTTGTTCTTTCCAGTGGTGTCTCACATGCAGTACATCAGGGATCACTTTCTGTCCTGCCTGGAGGCTCTTCTGGGTCGTGCAAATCCCCTTTCCCGGACGTGTCTTTGCAGCgttttctgccctttctctgCTGTGGAGATCTCTGTGAGTGGCTGGCTAAGTCTGGCTTTGCCTGTGCATAATCCATGACATGCGTACCTTGGCCTCTAGGTACTGCTTAAGAAACCCACAGGACTGTAGAGCATGTACCCTGAGACGTTTCAAGCATGAAGCACAGAGGACTGATGCCTCTGCCTCGAGCAGTCATTGCCCAGAGGAGCAGCTGGTGCTGCCAGCCGCCTGTGTACCAGGACATGTGGGGAGTCCAGTCCCACACTGCTTGTCAGAACTCCATTTGCAGCAAAACTCAGATCTCCCATGTGCAAGGTGCTGTTTTCTCTGGTGAATTGTATCATCACCAGCAATATGCTCCATTCCCCCACCACTGTGACAGCCCCTGAGATCTCACTGGCAGGACATGCAACGCTGATCCTTTGCCTCAGCAATTTCTCAGCATGGGAAGCACAGCCCAAGGCCTCTAGTGTGAGCCAGACTTCTCCCCTGCATCTGCCTGTCCATCAGTGGTGACCACACATATTTGATGCTGGATAGGAGGAGATGTGGACCTTCCATTTATTTAACTCTTCTctgtgggctcctctccattCTTTGGGGAGTATCTAGCCTGCTTTTCTCTACCATGAGCCCTGCTGGGAACTGTGGTGTCTAGGATCTGCTCAGCACTGTGTTGCTTCTCGCTTCCCTAACATCATACTTTTCTCAGGACGCCTCTTGGCAGCGCCTGCTCAGGAAGCAATATCAGAAGAAATTGTCTAGTGAAAACCCAGGTCTTGGCTGCTTGATCTTTCTGAACACCTGCTGGTCTGTATTCATCTCACAGGGAATAATCATGTACCTCATTTACCCTTAGACCACAATCCATTCAAAAATCCTTTGTTTGGCCTAAACTTTCTCAAAGTCTTGGTTGTGGGGGGCAGCTTGGCCATGGATGGAGGGGGCCTTTTCCTATTCTCGACCCAGATGATGAATGAGTTCATGAAATGAACTATGGAGGAGTGGGtcagttactttttttcagctgaCTGTGCTCATCCATAAGCATGTTGCAGCTAAGCCTAGTGTGGTCCTTCTAGTGCACTAGAGCAGACCTTGGCATGTCCCGTCTCAGTGTCCATGCATTAATGGGAATGTTTATTGCCCAAATACAGTCCAAGCATGAATGTGTCTTACTGAATGGCGTCCCTGAGCAATCCCTCTGTCAGCATCCATCTCAGGACTCTTCAGATGTGGCTGCTGTCTGGTAACCTCCATGAACATCTGTCCAAGACCATCCTTTTAGGATCATGTCTCTCTAGACTGGCAGTGAGGTCTTCCCACTGAATGTTTAGGCAGGCTGGTTCAGCTTCCCCACC
Above is a genomic segment from Nyctibius grandis isolate bNycGra1 chromosome 5, bNycGra1.pri, whole genome shotgun sequence containing:
- the IFFO1 gene encoding non-homologous end joining factor IFFO1 isoform X2, producing the protein MNPLFGPNLFLLPQEQQGLPGPELPPPPPPAPRPAEPLGGELAAPPPAGPFPAPPAAMALRNDLGSNISVLKTLNLRFRCFLAKVHELERRNRQLEKQLQQALEEGAGSRGRGPPRRDQAVQTGFVGPIRTLGLGLGLSPARALGSPGCRPGAPAQPPPPFPAASRFMPGTIWSFSQARRLGPGPETTLVQGPGVSWVHPDGVGVQIDTITPEIRALYNVLAKVKRERDEYKRRWEEEYTVRVQLQDRVTELQEEAQEAEACQEELAMKVEQLKAELVVFKGLMSNNITELDTKIQEKAMKVDMDICRRIDITAKLCDVAQQRNCEDMIQMFQSLHLSPVKVPASVGRKRERKQVSDEDTSQSESDASRKPEEEEEDETTAMSINEEMQRMLNQLREYDFEDDCDSLTWEETEETLLLWEDFSGYAIAAAEQDDSLEKVIKDTESLFKSREKEYQETIDQIELELATAKNDMNRHLHEYMEMCSMKRGLDVQMETCRRLITQSGDRKSPAFTPASNSESAPNEESEESDRDPPSDASIR
- the IFFO1 gene encoding non-homologous end joining factor IFFO1 isoform X1, coding for MNPLFGPNLFLLPQEQQGLPGPELPPPPPPAPRPAEPLGGELAAPPPAGPFPAPPAAMALRNDLGSNISVLKTLNLRFRCFLAKVHELERRNRQLEKQLQQALEEGAGSRGRGPPRRDQAVQTGFVGPIRTLGLGLGLSPARALGSPGCRPGAPAQPPPPFPAASRFMPGTIWSFSQARRLGPGPETTLVQGPGVSWVHPDGVGVQIDTITPEIRALYNVLAKVKRERDEYKRRWEEEYTVRVQLQDRVTELQEEAQEAEACQEELAMKVEQLKAELVVFKGLMSNNITELDTKIQEKAMKVDMDICRRIDITAKLCDVAQQRNCEDMIQMFQSLHLSPVKVPASVGRKRERKQVSDEDTSQSESDASRKPEEEEEDETTAMSINEEMQRMLNQLREYDFEDDCDSLTWEETEETLLLWEDFSGYAIAAAEVQGEQDDSLEKVIKDTESLFKSREKEYQETIDQIELELATAKNDMNRHLHEYMEMCSMKRGLDVQMETCRRLITQSGDRKSPAFTPASNSESAPNEESEESDRDPPSDASIR
- the IFFO1 gene encoding non-homologous end joining factor IFFO1 isoform X3, yielding MNPLFGPNLFLLPQEQQGLPGPELPPPPPPAPRPAEPLGGELAAPPPAGPFPAPPAAMALRNDLGSNISVLKTLNLRFRCFLAKVHELERRNRQLEKQLQQALEEGAGSRGRGPPRRDQAVQTGFVGPIRTLGLGLGLSPARALGSPGCRPGAPAQPPPPFPAASRFMPGTIWSFSQARRLGPGPETTLVQGPGVSWVHPDGVGVQIDTITPEIRALYNVLAKVKRERDEYKRRWEEEYTVRVQLQDRVTELQEEAQEAEACQEELAMKVEQLKAELVVFKGLMSNNITELDTKIQEKAMKVDMDICRRIDITAKLCDVAQQRNCEDMIQMFQVPASVGRKRERKQVSDEDTSQSESDASRKPEEEEEDETTAMSINEEMQRMLNQLREYDFEDDCDSLTWEETEETLLLWEDFSGYAIAAAEVQGEQDDSLEKVIKDTESLFKSREKEYQETIDQIELELATAKNDMNRHLHEYMEMCSMKRGLDVQMETCRRLITQSGDRKSPAFTPASNSESAPNEESEESDRDPPSDASIR